One genomic segment of Actinoplanes ianthinogenes includes these proteins:
- a CDS encoding SDR family NAD(P)-dependent oxidoreductase has protein sequence MRVAGRTLVVIGAGSGIGRAVALEAVRRGARVAAADRDPVALRETARQVVAPQQLSTHVVDVTDRLDVEALPGAVIERWGRVDGVVDDAGTLFRTFLPLLRNRPEAHLVHGAGTGALHTGTTVRVTAVIPADTVLSGDEAYRAACVLLDAMERNAGRVRLGAGRWWHRTRRSSRASA, from the coding sequence ATGAGAGTGGCGGGCCGGACCCTGGTGGTGATCGGTGCGGGCAGCGGGATCGGCCGGGCGGTGGCCCTGGAGGCGGTCCGGCGCGGCGCCCGGGTGGCCGCCGCGGACCGTGATCCGGTCGCGCTGCGCGAGACCGCCCGCCAGGTGGTCGCCCCGCAGCAGCTCTCCACCCACGTGGTGGACGTGACCGACCGGCTGGACGTCGAAGCGCTTCCGGGCGCGGTGATCGAGCGCTGGGGACGGGTGGACGGCGTGGTCGACGACGCCGGCACACTGTTCCGGACGTTCCTGCCGCTGCTGCGCAACCGGCCGGAGGCGCACCTGGTGCACGGGGCAGGGACCGGCGCGCTGCACACCGGGACGACCGTGCGGGTCACCGCGGTGATCCCGGCGGACACCGTGTTGTCCGGCGACGAGGCGTACCGGGCGGCCTGCGTGCTGCTGGACGCGATGGAGCGCAACGCGGGCCGGGTCCGGCTCGGCGCGGGCCGCTGGTGGCACCGGACTAGGAGAAGTAGCCGAGCATCAGCGTGA
- a CDS encoding DUF1707 and DUF4190 domain-containing protein has translation MYRSPHVRVSDADREAIVAHLSAAAAEGRLTIEEFSERSRQAYASRTWGELSTMVHDLPTPVPPRPAFPPPPAADQRSKTPLLAMIVGILSLPMVPVFGFPLGAFSGIAAVVLGVVALRANPVPNGRAMAITGLLCGSLGILSQVVLIVTLMLGYFS, from the coding sequence ATGTATCGCTCGCCGCACGTCCGCGTCTCGGATGCCGACCGTGAGGCCATCGTCGCGCACCTGAGCGCCGCGGCCGCCGAGGGCCGGCTCACCATCGAGGAGTTCAGCGAGCGGTCCCGGCAGGCGTACGCGTCACGCACCTGGGGCGAGCTCTCCACAATGGTGCACGACCTGCCGACGCCGGTGCCGCCCCGGCCGGCGTTCCCGCCGCCGCCGGCCGCCGATCAGCGCAGCAAGACCCCGCTGCTCGCGATGATCGTCGGGATCCTGTCCCTGCCGATGGTCCCCGTCTTCGGGTTCCCCCTGGGCGCCTTCAGCGGCATCGCCGCGGTGGTGCTCGGCGTCGTCGCGCTGAGGGCCAATCCGGTGCCGAACGGGCGGGCGATGGCGATCACCGGCCTGCTCTGCGGCTCGCTCGGCATCCTGTCCCAGGTGGTGCTGATCGTCACGCTGATGCTCGGCTACTTCTCCTAG
- a CDS encoding polysaccharide deacetylase family protein: MLNRRDFLRTALVGAAGVAVGAAGMKEIPHLFGWDRPPVAGGYAAAADVLDAVHHPGVAVRYYVETTEPVVAFTFDDGPAPHWTPQVLDVLDEADVPATFFMVGSNLAKNADVVRGRMDRHEIGNHTWEHDDLATLDLAGVTESLKRTEDEIHKQFHRPVTLLRPPFGHIGGSTMLAADSMGYDVVLWSKAMRELMFKGDPEGQARDIIDSVRPGSILLAHDEGDERRLVTIRGLSMMFEGLRARGFRMVTVSEMIAGAKKQSAS, translated from the coding sequence ATGCTGAACCGCCGCGATTTCCTGCGCACCGCCCTGGTCGGCGCGGCGGGTGTCGCGGTCGGCGCGGCCGGGATGAAGGAGATCCCGCACCTGTTCGGCTGGGACCGTCCACCGGTGGCCGGTGGTTATGCGGCGGCCGCCGACGTGCTCGACGCGGTGCACCACCCGGGCGTCGCGGTCCGCTACTACGTCGAGACCACCGAGCCGGTGGTGGCGTTCACCTTCGACGACGGGCCCGCTCCGCACTGGACCCCGCAGGTCCTCGACGTGCTCGACGAGGCGGACGTGCCGGCCACCTTCTTCATGGTCGGCAGCAATCTGGCGAAAAACGCGGACGTGGTGCGCGGCCGGATGGACCGGCACGAGATCGGCAACCACACCTGGGAGCACGACGACCTGGCCACCCTCGACCTGGCCGGGGTCACCGAGTCGCTGAAACGCACCGAGGACGAGATCCACAAGCAGTTCCACCGGCCGGTCACCCTGCTCCGCCCGCCGTTCGGGCACATCGGCGGCTCCACCATGCTGGCCGCCGACTCGATGGGCTACGACGTGGTCCTCTGGTCGAAAGCCATGCGCGAGCTGATGTTCAAGGGCGACCCGGAGGGCCAGGCCCGCGACATCATCGACTCGGTGCGGCCCGGCTCGATCCTGCTCGCCCACGACGAGGGCGACGAGCGGCGGCTGGTGACCATCCGTGGCCTGTCGATGATGTTCGAGGGCCTGCGCGCCCGCGGCTTCCGGATGGTCACCGTCTCCGAGATGATCGCCGGCGCGAAAAAACAATCAGCGAGTTAG
- a CDS encoding alpha/beta fold hydrolase has protein sequence MTDLFVEEFGAGPLLGYSHGIFFSNRVEDRLGQLDWSRLAGSHRIVRHHQRGHGLSPGEPDPDLYTWSSLADDLLTVADEVAGDGPADWAGSSMGTGTLLWAAARRPERFRRLVLMIPPTVRDGREASRRAYESGAAGVEVRGKDAWVTIMRGFGKPEIFADVPGWEFSADVPEALLPAVMRGAARSDLPADEALAAVTHPALILAWETDPGHPVASAELLAKVLPDARLHVSATSADVRTWPDRIGEFLS, from the coding sequence GTGACTGATCTCTTCGTCGAGGAATTCGGCGCCGGGCCACTGCTCGGCTACTCGCACGGCATCTTCTTCAGCAACCGGGTCGAGGACCGGCTCGGCCAGCTCGACTGGTCCCGGCTCGCCGGCTCCCACCGGATCGTCCGTCACCACCAGCGCGGGCACGGGCTCTCGCCCGGCGAGCCGGACCCGGACCTCTACACCTGGTCCAGCCTGGCCGATGACCTGCTGACGGTGGCCGACGAGGTGGCCGGCGACGGCCCGGCTGACTGGGCCGGGTCGTCGATGGGCACCGGCACACTGCTCTGGGCGGCGGCCCGGCGGCCGGAACGGTTCCGCCGCCTGGTGCTGATGATCCCGCCGACGGTGCGTGACGGCCGGGAGGCGTCGCGGCGGGCTTACGAGTCCGGCGCCGCCGGCGTCGAGGTCAGGGGCAAGGACGCCTGGGTGACCATCATGCGCGGGTTCGGAAAGCCGGAGATCTTCGCCGATGTGCCCGGGTGGGAGTTCTCGGCCGACGTGCCGGAGGCACTGCTGCCCGCGGTGATGCGCGGGGCAGCCCGCAGCGACCTGCCCGCCGACGAGGCGCTGGCGGCGGTCACCCACCCGGCGCTGATCCTGGCCTGGGAGACCGACCCGGGGCACCCGGTGGCCAGCGCCGAGCTGCTGGCGAAGGTGTTGCCGGACGCCCGGCTGCACGTCTCGGCCACCTCGGCCGACGTGCGCACCTGGCCGGACCGGATCGGCGAGTTCCTGTCCTGA
- a CDS encoding aldo/keto reductase → MTTTRELGTTGLELSTAGLGAWVMGGADWEYAWGPQDDADSIATIHRAVGAGINWIDTAAAYGLGHSEEVVGRAVAALPAADRPLLFTKTGLVWDDPARRDTPPRRLMTAASVRRELEESLRRLRVDHIDLYQVHWPGDGKLLVWGGADETEPVGATELEEYWQTMADLRTEGKVRAIGLSNHGVAELARAEKVAHVDAIQPPFSALVRDAADQIAWSAGNGTGVIVYQPMHSGLLTGTFDAARVAALPANDWRRTHPDFTTRLPENLRTVDALRRVADRHGVPVAAVAVAWVLAWPGVTGAIVGARRPEQIDGWLPGADLRLTDGDREEISHSLGG, encoded by the coding sequence ATGACGACAACCCGAGAACTCGGCACGACCGGTCTGGAACTGTCCACCGCCGGACTCGGCGCGTGGGTGATGGGCGGCGCGGACTGGGAGTACGCGTGGGGCCCGCAGGACGACGCCGACTCGATCGCCACCATCCACCGGGCGGTCGGCGCCGGGATCAACTGGATCGACACCGCGGCCGCGTACGGCCTGGGCCACTCCGAGGAGGTGGTCGGCCGGGCGGTCGCCGCGCTGCCGGCCGCCGACCGCCCGCTGCTGTTCACCAAGACCGGCCTGGTCTGGGACGACCCGGCCCGGCGGGACACACCGCCGCGGCGGCTGATGACCGCCGCCTCGGTGCGCCGCGAGCTGGAGGAGTCGCTGCGCCGGCTGCGGGTCGACCACATCGACCTCTACCAGGTGCACTGGCCGGGCGACGGCAAGCTGCTGGTCTGGGGTGGCGCCGACGAGACCGAGCCGGTCGGTGCCACCGAGCTGGAGGAGTACTGGCAGACCATGGCGGATCTGCGGACCGAGGGCAAGGTCCGGGCCATCGGGCTGTCCAACCACGGGGTCGCCGAGCTCGCGCGGGCGGAGAAGGTGGCGCACGTGGACGCCATTCAGCCGCCGTTCTCCGCGCTGGTCCGGGACGCGGCCGACCAGATCGCCTGGAGCGCCGGGAACGGCACCGGCGTGATCGTCTACCAGCCGATGCACTCCGGGCTGCTGACCGGGACGTTCGACGCGGCCCGGGTGGCGGCGCTGCCGGCGAACGACTGGCGGCGCACGCACCCGGACTTCACCACCCGCCTGCCGGAGAACCTGCGGACGGTCGACGCGCTGCGGCGGGTCGCCGACCGGCACGGCGTGCCGGTGGCCGCGGTGGCGGTGGCCTGGGTGCTGGCCTGGCCGGGGGTGACCGGCGCGATCGTCGGCGCCCGCCGCCCGGAGCAGATCGACGGCTGGCTGCCCGGCGCGGACCTCCGGCTCACGGACGGCGACCGGGAGGAGATCTCGCATAGCCTCGGCGGGTGA
- a CDS encoding helix-turn-helix transcriptional regulator produces the protein MILDRRAELGEFLRSRRARLNPDELGLPGGGRRRVPGLRREELALLAGVSVDHYVRLEQGRTLHFSESVLDAVARALRLDPVERDHLYRLARPFTPAEAGREQRVRPGLLRLLRSVGDVPAYVIGRDADVLAWNDLAAALLTDFGALAPEQRNMARLVLLDEGIRRLYADWPAKVRDVAGFLRLDGARHPADPRSRALIEELRAGSPEFRAAWAEHGLKEKTHGTYVYLHPVVGRLTLGFEALRLPDNPDQALVAHTVEEGSPSETALRLLATWSYATK, from the coding sequence ATGATTCTGGACCGGCGTGCCGAGCTGGGCGAGTTCCTCCGCTCCCGGCGGGCCCGGCTCAACCCGGACGAGCTGGGCCTGCCCGGCGGCGGCCGGCGCCGGGTGCCCGGGCTGCGGCGCGAGGAGCTGGCCCTGCTGGCCGGCGTCAGCGTCGACCACTACGTGCGGCTGGAGCAGGGCCGGACCCTGCACTTCTCCGAGTCGGTGCTGGACGCGGTGGCCCGGGCGCTGCGCCTGGACCCGGTCGAGCGGGACCATCTGTACCGGCTGGCCCGGCCGTTCACGCCCGCCGAAGCCGGGCGCGAGCAGCGGGTGCGACCCGGGCTGCTTCGCCTGCTGCGCTCCGTCGGCGACGTCCCGGCGTACGTGATCGGTCGCGACGCCGACGTCCTGGCCTGGAACGATCTGGCCGCCGCCCTGCTCACCGACTTCGGCGCGCTGGCGCCGGAGCAGCGCAACATGGCCCGCCTGGTCCTGCTCGACGAGGGCATCCGCCGGCTTTACGCGGACTGGCCGGCCAAGGTCCGGGACGTGGCCGGATTCCTGCGGCTGGACGGCGCGCGCCACCCGGCCGACCCACGCAGCCGGGCGCTGATCGAGGAGCTGCGGGCCGGCAGCCCGGAGTTCCGCGCGGCCTGGGCCGAGCACGGTCTCAAGGAGAAGACCCACGGGACTTATGTGTATCTGCACCCGGTCGTCGGCCGCCTGACCCTCGGTTTCGAGGCCCTGCGCCTGCCCGACAATCCGGACCAGGCCCTGGTCGCCCACACCGTCGAGGAGGGCTCCCCGTCCGAGACCGCCCTGCGCCTGCTGGCGACCTGGAGTTACGCCACGAAGTAG
- a CDS encoding NUDIX domain-containing protein translates to MTASDYTATLARKRMGAGALLSDQFGRVLLVEPTYVPYWEIPGGSVEAGESPYAAVNRELREELGVLVRVGRLLVTDWVAPVPERTEGLMMIYDGGLLTPEQTARIRLPAAELRSWAWCTPQEASGVLPETLARRITAAVRARQDGAAYYLENGYFVA, encoded by the coding sequence GTGACCGCGAGCGACTACACCGCGACGTTGGCGCGCAAACGGATGGGCGCCGGCGCCCTGCTCTCCGACCAGTTCGGACGGGTGCTGCTGGTCGAGCCGACCTACGTGCCGTACTGGGAGATTCCCGGCGGCTCGGTGGAGGCCGGCGAGTCGCCGTACGCGGCGGTGAACCGGGAGCTGCGGGAGGAGCTCGGCGTGCTGGTCCGGGTGGGCCGGCTGCTGGTCACCGACTGGGTGGCGCCGGTGCCGGAGCGCACCGAGGGACTGATGATGATCTACGACGGCGGGCTGCTCACGCCTGAGCAGACCGCCCGGATCCGGCTGCCCGCCGCCGAGTTGCGCAGCTGGGCCTGGTGCACGCCGCAGGAGGCGTCCGGCGTGCTCCCGGAGACCCTCGCCCGGCGGATCACCGCCGCGGTCCGCGCCCGCCAGGACGGCGCGGCGTACTACCTGGAGAACGGCTACTTCGTGGCGTAA
- a CDS encoding Midasin, with translation MNYRRSVSVAIAAAAATVTMLSMSGAAMAAHAQSAKPAAAATKDADRDGMPDKWEKANGLNPKKNDARADKDRDGLNNKAEFKAGTNPRSADTDRDGMDDGWEVDNRLNPKRDDADADPDDDALTNGQEFELGYSPRAQDSDDNDIPDGDEDPDEDGLSNVQEYQLGYDPQEADSDDNDVTDGEEDLDGDGLTNAQEFLLDDDPESDDTDGDGVLDADEDSDGDGVGDLDELTAGTDPQDPADAELPGDDAPSDEVPGDDAPGDDVPGDDTPGDDVPGDAGEA, from the coding sequence GTGAACTACCGCCGTTCCGTCTCCGTCGCGATCGCCGCCGCCGCTGCCACCGTGACCATGCTGTCGATGTCCGGCGCCGCGATGGCGGCTCACGCGCAGAGTGCCAAGCCGGCCGCCGCCGCGACCAAGGACGCCGACCGGGACGGGATGCCGGACAAGTGGGAGAAGGCGAACGGCCTGAACCCGAAGAAGAACGACGCGCGCGCGGACAAGGACCGGGACGGGCTGAACAACAAGGCCGAGTTCAAGGCCGGGACCAACCCGCGCAGCGCGGACACCGACCGGGACGGGATGGACGACGGGTGGGAGGTGGACAACCGCCTGAACCCGAAGAGGGACGACGCGGACGCCGACCCGGACGACGACGCTCTGACCAACGGCCAGGAGTTCGAGCTCGGCTACAGCCCGCGGGCGCAGGACAGCGACGACAACGACATCCCCGACGGTGACGAGGACCCGGACGAGGACGGGCTCAGCAACGTGCAGGAGTACCAGCTCGGGTACGACCCGCAGGAGGCCGACTCGGACGACAACGACGTCACCGACGGCGAGGAGGACCTGGACGGCGACGGGCTCACCAACGCCCAGGAGTTCCTGCTCGACGACGACCCGGAGAGCGACGACACCGACGGCGACGGGGTGCTCGACGCCGACGAGGACAGCGACGGCGACGGGGTCGGCGATCTGGACGAGCTGACGGCCGGCACCGACCCGCAGGACCCGGCCGACGCCGAGCTGCCCGGCGACGACGCCCCGAGCGACGAGGTCCCCGGCGACGACGCGCCGGGCGACGACGTCCCCGGCGACGACACCCCGGGCGACGACGTCCCGGGCGACGCCGGCGAAGCGTAG
- a CDS encoding alpha/beta hydrolase, translating into MTAETHEPQPYAPPAPVTEGDRVSRRDAVVAEVPGFRPLTLDLFRPVAAERPSPLLIWIHGGAWLFGSNKSDGPLAPGNITTRSLAAGFAVARVTYRFSREACFPAQLHDVKAAVRWLRKYAAELGLDPARFGVWGESAGGHLASLIALTGDDPDPALAGRNGIRGVSDAVQSAVVWYGPSNLPTMAAQNHPEGPHDHDAADSPESLLIGGPVPTHPTEAVAASPVTYVSGDTPPILLMHGADDRIVPAAQSEELHDRLVALGAPATLRVIPGADHCFTGVDLAPLVDESLEHFAKTLS; encoded by the coding sequence GTGACCGCAGAAACGCACGAACCGCAGCCGTACGCACCGCCCGCACCCGTCACCGAGGGCGACCGGGTCAGCCGGCGGGATGCCGTGGTGGCCGAGGTTCCCGGCTTCCGCCCGCTGACCCTGGACCTGTTCCGGCCGGTGGCCGCCGAGCGACCCAGCCCGCTGCTCATCTGGATCCACGGAGGCGCCTGGCTGTTCGGCAGCAACAAGAGCGACGGGCCGCTCGCACCCGGGAACATCACCACCCGCAGTCTCGCGGCCGGGTTCGCGGTGGCCCGGGTGACCTATCGCTTCAGCCGCGAGGCCTGCTTCCCGGCGCAGCTGCACGACGTCAAGGCGGCCGTCCGCTGGCTGCGCAAGTACGCCGCCGAGCTGGGCCTGGACCCGGCCCGGTTCGGCGTCTGGGGCGAGTCCGCGGGCGGCCACCTCGCCTCGCTGATCGCCCTGACCGGCGACGATCCGGATCCGGCGCTGGCCGGGCGCAACGGGATACGGGGCGTCTCCGACGCGGTCCAGTCGGCGGTCGTCTGGTACGGCCCGAGCAACCTGCCGACCATGGCCGCGCAGAACCATCCGGAGGGCCCGCACGACCACGACGCCGCGGATTCGCCGGAGAGCCTGCTGATCGGCGGCCCGGTGCCGACCCACCCGACCGAGGCGGTGGCCGCCTCCCCGGTCACCTACGTCTCCGGCGACACACCCCCGATCCTGCTGATGCACGGCGCCGACGACCGGATCGTGCCCGCGGCCCAGAGCGAGGAACTGCACGACCGGCTGGTCGCGCTGGGCGCCCCGGCGACCCTGCGCGTCATCCCCGGCGCGGATCACTGCTTCACCGGCGTCGACCTGGCACCGCTGGTCGACGAGTCCCTGGAGCACTTCGCCAAGACCCTGTCCTGA
- a CDS encoding sulfotransferase: MSATTRLVKVMYIAGWGRSGTTIVDNILNSYDGVFSTGELFYLWSRGLIEGRKCGCGVTLPRCALWGDILDAAFGAERPDPRRMFRLQRQAIRVRHTRALTAPVAGPEAEEYRQVTRRLYGAIGEVTGARLIIDSSKIPSAAALLPGMAGVEPYLLHMIRDPRAVTHSWMRTVPQVDRGKPAMMHREAPAASTMHWLVRNALAERLAGAYGGRYRMLRYEDFVARPRATIESLLDFAGVDAVDGPFTDDVTVSLATNHTIAGNPGRFRTGEVALRADDRWRQEQAPGPRLTATALAWPLLHRYGYRARTSLPNRPVRPPAPRVPEHSKLS; the protein is encoded by the coding sequence GTGAGTGCGACGACGCGGCTGGTGAAGGTCATGTACATCGCCGGGTGGGGCCGGAGCGGCACCACCATTGTCGACAACATTCTGAATTCGTATGACGGTGTGTTCTCGACCGGCGAGTTGTTCTATCTGTGGAGCCGGGGGCTCATCGAGGGGCGCAAATGCGGATGCGGCGTGACGTTGCCGCGCTGCGCATTGTGGGGTGACATTCTCGACGCCGCCTTCGGGGCCGAGCGGCCCGATCCGCGACGGATGTTCCGGCTCCAGCGGCAGGCGATCCGGGTGCGGCACACCCGCGCGCTGACCGCGCCGGTGGCCGGACCGGAGGCGGAGGAGTACCGGCAGGTCACCCGGCGGCTCTACGGCGCGATCGGCGAGGTCACCGGGGCTCGGCTGATCATCGATTCCTCGAAGATACCGTCGGCCGCCGCGCTGCTGCCCGGGATGGCCGGCGTGGAGCCCTATCTGCTGCACATGATCCGCGATCCACGCGCGGTCACCCATTCCTGGATGCGCACGGTCCCGCAGGTGGACCGCGGGAAACCGGCCATGATGCACCGCGAGGCGCCGGCCGCCAGCACCATGCACTGGCTGGTCCGCAACGCCCTCGCGGAACGGCTGGCCGGCGCTTACGGCGGGCGTTACCGGATGTTGCGGTACGAGGACTTCGTGGCCCGGCCGCGCGCGACGATCGAGAGCCTGCTCGATTTCGCCGGGGTGGACGCCGTCGACGGGCCGTTCACCGACGACGTCACGGTGTCGCTGGCCACCAATCACACGATCGCCGGGAACCCGGGACGGTTCCGCACCGGCGAGGTGGCGCTGCGGGCGGACGACCGGTGGCGCCAGGAGCAGGCCCCCGGGCCGCGGCTGACCGCCACCGCGCTCGCCTGGCCGCTGCTGCACCGGTACGGATACCGCGCTCGGACGAGTCTGCCCAACCGGCCGGTCCGCCCTCCCGCGCCGCGGGTACCGGAGCACTCGAAGCTCTCCTGA
- a CDS encoding SGNH/GDSL hydrolase family protein translates to MRYVAIGDSFTEGMGDTQPDGSERGWADLVAAGLAAGLGEPIQYANMAIRGRLLRPIVTEQLDAALALDPKPTLLSLNGGGNDMMRPGGDLSTLVEMTEQAIRRCLDNGVRVLLLSGADPSSRLPLGGSMRRKGEALTAACAPFAKRYDLTFVDVFHDKEIQRAGYWSADRLHLNANGHRRVASLVLDALGHPTPAHVIDPGPGARGGLLAEARYYREHVLPWVQRRLRGQSSGDNRTGKYTDWISVPATQPA, encoded by the coding sequence ATGCGGTACGTCGCGATCGGGGACAGCTTCACCGAGGGCATGGGGGACACCCAGCCGGACGGGAGCGAGCGGGGCTGGGCCGACCTGGTCGCGGCCGGGCTGGCCGCCGGGCTCGGCGAGCCGATCCAGTACGCGAACATGGCGATCCGGGGCCGGCTGCTGCGCCCGATCGTCACCGAACAACTGGACGCGGCGCTCGCCCTCGACCCGAAGCCGACGCTGCTGTCGCTCAACGGCGGCGGCAACGACATGATGCGGCCCGGCGGCGACCTGTCGACGCTGGTCGAGATGACCGAGCAGGCGATCCGGCGGTGCCTGGACAACGGGGTGCGGGTGCTGCTGCTCTCCGGCGCCGACCCGTCGTCGCGGCTGCCGCTCGGCGGTTCGATGCGGCGCAAGGGCGAGGCGCTGACCGCCGCGTGCGCGCCGTTCGCGAAGCGGTACGACCTGACGTTCGTGGACGTGTTCCACGACAAGGAGATCCAGCGGGCCGGGTACTGGTCGGCGGACCGCCTGCACCTGAACGCGAACGGGCACCGGCGGGTGGCGAGCCTGGTGCTCGACGCGCTCGGGCACCCGACGCCGGCGCACGTGATCGATCCCGGTCCGGGGGCCCGGGGCGGGTTGCTGGCGGAGGCCCGGTACTACCGCGAGCACGTGCTGCCGTGGGTGCAGCGCCGGCTGCGCGGCCAGTCCTCCGGCGACAACCGCACCGGCAAGTACACCGACTGGATCTCGGTCCCGGCGACCCAGCCGGCCTGA